The following coding sequences are from one Arthrobacter crystallopoietes window:
- a CDS encoding cold-shock protein — protein MATGTVKWFNSEKGFGFIAPDDGSADVFAHYSAIEANGGYRELREEQKVEFETTQGPKGLQAANIRAL, from the coding sequence ATGGCAACAGGAACTGTGAAATGGTTTAATTCCGAAAAGGGCTTCGGCTTCATCGCTCCGGACGACGGCTCTGCCGACGTTTTCGCTCACTACTCGGCTATCGAAGCCAATGGTGGCTACCGCGAACTGCGCGAAGAGCAGAAGGTCGAGTTCGAGACCACCCAGGGCCCCAAGGGCCTGCAGGCTGCGAACATCCGCGCCCTCTAA
- a CDS encoding PspA/IM30 family protein has product MSIGRRLSRIIRAKRSAASQEPENPISSLDGAHQQQLDLLDQARRSVADVAANRRRVELLAEQAAAEVAALNRSAEEAVQAGNDDGARQALQRSITVGKRLETLTAQRQQLDVQVRGLEQTLMRLEHGIEDSRLRYQSLKADHNAAQAALGMRETLSAAGQRAAAANAAAREAEQEARRMQAQAAAYEELAWSDPNSPQVLQAFEELETRLGAEEELRQLKERRNPGQ; this is encoded by the coding sequence ATGTCGATCGGACGACGCCTTTCCCGCATCATCCGGGCCAAACGGTCGGCCGCCAGCCAGGAGCCCGAGAACCCGATCAGCTCCCTCGATGGCGCCCACCAGCAGCAGCTGGACCTGCTGGACCAGGCCCGCCGCAGCGTAGCGGACGTCGCCGCGAACCGCCGGCGCGTGGAACTGCTGGCCGAGCAGGCCGCCGCCGAGGTGGCTGCACTCAACCGCTCCGCGGAAGAAGCGGTGCAGGCAGGGAACGACGACGGCGCGCGGCAGGCTCTGCAGCGCAGCATCACCGTGGGCAAGCGGCTGGAAACCCTGACGGCACAGCGCCAGCAACTGGACGTCCAGGTGCGCGGGCTAGAACAGACCCTCATGCGGCTGGAGCACGGGATCGAAGACTCCAGATTGCGCTATCAGTCCCTCAAGGCAGACCACAACGCGGCGCAGGCCGCCCTCGGGATGCGCGAAACCCTGAGCGCGGCCGGCCAGCGGGCCGCCGCGGCAAACGCCGCCGCACGCGAAGCGGAGCAGGAGGCCCGCCGGATGCAGGCCCAAGCCGCGGCCTACGAAGAACTGGCATGGTCGGACCCGAACTCGCCGCAGGTCCTGCAGGCCTTTGAGGAACTGGAGACCAGGCTGGGCGCGGAAGAGGAGCTCAGGCAGCTCAAGGAGCGCCGGAATCCCGGCCAGTAG
- a CDS encoding GntR family transcriptional regulator, with protein sequence MPGLDDLAALEERPTAVLIANRLRNRIINGSFELGEQVTEAAIAAKLKVSRGPVREALQRLSQEGLLVGHRNRGVFVLELTPKDVHEIYVARRAVETAAASEIIGAGDKAVKQAARKLTTLVRKLPDAVAARDWSKVAELDLKFHETLVAASGNSRLSRMFVTLAAESRICMVHVRISYRRIDMLVEEHQQMIDLLVAKDAGGLHAAIVNHMETATVDLTESMEEMLRLQEADAATSDTGTGPPSSDGQTPGRDGKTPAGAAAKPDAVSKPDAETVPAPASGLNTPPAEQYAG encoded by the coding sequence ATGCCTGGACTTGACGATCTGGCGGCGTTGGAGGAGCGTCCCACCGCTGTGCTGATCGCCAACCGGCTGCGGAACCGCATCATCAATGGCTCCTTTGAACTGGGCGAGCAGGTCACCGAGGCTGCCATCGCCGCTAAGCTCAAGGTGTCCCGCGGGCCTGTGCGCGAAGCACTCCAGCGTTTGAGCCAGGAAGGCCTGCTGGTGGGCCACCGGAACCGCGGCGTCTTCGTCCTGGAGCTGACGCCGAAGGACGTCCACGAGATCTACGTTGCCCGGCGTGCCGTGGAAACAGCGGCCGCTTCCGAAATCATCGGGGCCGGCGACAAAGCCGTCAAGCAGGCCGCACGAAAGCTGACCACTTTGGTCCGGAAACTGCCGGATGCCGTGGCTGCGCGGGACTGGAGCAAGGTCGCCGAACTGGACCTGAAGTTCCACGAAACGCTCGTGGCCGCCTCAGGTAATTCGCGTCTATCACGCATGTTCGTCACCCTGGCGGCCGAATCCCGGATCTGCATGGTCCACGTCAGGATTTCCTACCGCCGGATCGACATGCTCGTCGAAGAGCACCAGCAGATGATCGACCTGCTCGTTGCCAAGGATGCCGGGGGCCTGCATGCCGCCATCGTGAACCACATGGAAACGGCGACGGTTGACCTCACCGAGTCCATGGAGGAAATGCTGCGGCTGCAGGAAGCAGACGCGGCAACTTCCGACACCGGCACCGGACCGCCTTCGTCCGACGGCCAGACGCCTGGTCGCGATGGGAAGACACCGGCCGGAGCGGCGGCCAAGCCGGACGCCGTTTCCAAGCCCGACGCCGAAACAGTCCCGGCGCCGGCCAGCGGCCTGAACACCCCGCCGGCTGAACAGTACGCCGGCTGA
- a CDS encoding amidase produces the protein MTAETTTTALADFSATELLQGYKAGELSPVEATEASMARIEEHNAEFNAFCLVAEDEALAAARESEQRWAAGKPAGALDGVPTSIKDLLLTKGWPTLRGSRLISPDQEWNEDAPVVAAMRAAGAVFVGKTTTPEFGWKGVTDNPLTGNTGNPWDASKTCGGSSGGSATAVALGMGALSVGTDGGGSVRIPASFSGIVGMKPTYGTIPLYPPTPYGTLAHAGPMTRTVEDNALLLDVLAASDPRDWSALAPPRQSFTEGLHDGINGLRIAFSPDLGFATVDSEVARLVARAVDLLATLGAEVETADPGIQDPINEYHALWFAGAGKVIRAYDEARWGELDPGLLEVCRQGHAVTVDQYLDANAVRAKLGQRLGAFHEQYDLLVTPTMPIPAFDVGCEVPPGSGLKRWAQWSPFTYPFNMTQQPAISVPCGLTASGLPVGLQLVGPRHADALVLRAAAAYEQARGEFGRPPVLAAGERRE, from the coding sequence ATGACCGCTGAAACAACGACGACGGCGCTCGCCGACTTCTCCGCGACAGAACTGCTTCAGGGGTACAAGGCCGGTGAGCTTTCGCCGGTCGAGGCCACCGAGGCGAGCATGGCGCGCATCGAAGAGCACAACGCCGAGTTCAACGCGTTCTGCCTGGTCGCGGAGGATGAGGCGCTGGCCGCGGCGCGGGAATCGGAGCAGCGCTGGGCCGCGGGCAAGCCGGCCGGAGCGCTGGATGGCGTGCCGACCTCGATCAAGGACCTGCTGTTGACCAAGGGCTGGCCGACGCTGCGCGGCTCGAGGCTGATCAGCCCGGATCAGGAGTGGAACGAGGACGCCCCGGTGGTCGCCGCCATGCGCGCCGCCGGCGCCGTGTTTGTCGGCAAGACCACCACGCCGGAATTCGGCTGGAAAGGCGTGACGGACAATCCGCTGACGGGCAACACCGGCAATCCGTGGGATGCGTCGAAGACCTGCGGCGGTTCGTCCGGCGGCTCGGCAACCGCCGTCGCGCTGGGGATGGGCGCGCTGTCCGTGGGGACCGACGGCGGGGGCTCGGTGCGCATTCCGGCGTCGTTCTCCGGGATTGTGGGTATGAAGCCGACCTACGGCACCATTCCGCTGTACCCGCCGACCCCGTACGGCACGCTGGCGCACGCCGGGCCGATGACGAGGACGGTTGAGGACAACGCCTTGCTGCTGGACGTGCTCGCGGCCTCCGATCCTCGGGACTGGTCTGCCCTGGCGCCGCCGCGGCAGTCCTTCACCGAGGGGCTGCACGACGGTATCAACGGGCTGCGGATCGCCTTCAGCCCTGACCTGGGTTTCGCCACCGTTGATTCGGAGGTGGCGCGGTTGGTGGCCCGGGCCGTGGACCTGCTGGCCACGCTCGGGGCGGAGGTCGAGACCGCGGATCCGGGCATCCAAGATCCCATCAACGAGTACCACGCGCTGTGGTTTGCCGGCGCCGGCAAGGTCATCCGCGCCTACGACGAGGCGCGCTGGGGCGAGCTGGACCCGGGGCTGCTGGAGGTCTGCCGGCAGGGCCATGCGGTGACCGTGGACCAGTACCTGGACGCCAACGCTGTCCGGGCGAAGCTGGGCCAGCGGCTGGGCGCCTTCCACGAGCAGTATGACCTGTTGGTCACGCCCACCATGCCGATTCCGGCGTTCGACGTCGGCTGTGAAGTTCCGCCGGGATCCGGCCTGAAGCGCTGGGCCCAGTGGTCCCCGTTTACGTACCCGTTCAACATGACCCAACAGCCGGCCATCAGTGTGCCGTGCGGTCTGACCGCCTCAGGACTGCCGGTGGGGCTGCAGCTTGTGGGTCCGCGGCACGCCGACGCGCTGGTGCTGCGGGCTGCCGCGGCATATGAGCAGGCACGCGGGGAATTCGGGCGGCCGCCGGTGCTCGCGGCAGGGGAGCGGCGGGAGTAG
- a CDS encoding maleate cis-trans isomerase: MNRVPTIGLLYPGVGAEDDFPRLEQRLAGQLRLPVVTTAGGDVLHTVDTLLSVGSSANLLDGARRAAAYQPDAVMWACTSGSFVYGWDGAQEQARRIGEDLGLPASSTSLAFAHAVKHLGLSRVAIAASYPEDLARHFRRFLADASIDVVHLGSSGIATAGEVGLMGLDDIARMAAAADRPEAEAVLIPDTAMHSLVWLDELEDAVGKPVLTANQVTVWEGLRIAGLLRNFSGLGSLFRSTEAIRIPAGS, from the coding sequence ATGAACCGAGTGCCCACCATTGGACTGCTCTACCCCGGAGTCGGAGCCGAGGACGACTTCCCCCGGCTGGAACAACGCCTTGCCGGCCAGCTGCGGTTGCCGGTGGTCACCACGGCCGGCGGCGACGTGCTCCATACGGTGGACACCCTCCTGAGCGTGGGCAGTTCGGCCAACCTGCTCGACGGCGCGCGCCGGGCCGCGGCCTACCAGCCCGATGCGGTGATGTGGGCCTGCACCTCCGGCTCCTTCGTGTACGGCTGGGATGGCGCGCAGGAGCAGGCCCGACGGATCGGCGAAGACCTGGGCCTGCCGGCATCCTCGACCTCGCTGGCCTTCGCGCACGCGGTCAAGCACCTCGGGCTGTCCAGGGTGGCCATAGCCGCCAGCTACCCCGAAGACCTGGCCCGGCACTTCCGGCGCTTCCTCGCGGACGCAAGCATCGACGTCGTTCATCTGGGCAGCAGCGGGATAGCGACGGCGGGGGAGGTGGGCCTGATGGGCTTGGACGACATCGCCCGCATGGCCGCGGCCGCCGACCGTCCCGAAGCGGAGGCGGTCCTGATTCCGGACACCGCCATGCACTCGCTGGTCTGGCTCGACGAACTCGAGGACGCCGTCGGCAAGCCCGTGCTCACAGCCAACCAGGTCACCGTCTGGGAGGGGCTGCGCATCGCCGGCCTGCTGCGCAATTTCAGCGGACTGGGCAGCCTGTTCCGCTCCACCGAAGCCATCCGAATTCCGGCAGGAAGCTGA
- a CDS encoding aspartate/glutamate racemase family protein has product MTSIASYAAVIPAGPLVLNKIGVVAPYDMALDHEMARWAEGRADLYFARSPFEPVLVGVEQAELVSRPDIVADTAWRISAVSPDCYIYACTSGSFIHGLQGEREFVSAVQGYGVPNVLTVSGAILKALAALDLHSIAVATPYTAPVTERFVKYLNEGGIDVRHVSMLGLSGEIWKVPYSYTAELIVSADRPDAEAIVVACTNLPTYHLIEPLERLLGKPIITANQAVMWAALHHLGLAPVGPGQRLLTVYPTEP; this is encoded by the coding sequence ATGACTTCTATTGCGAGCTATGCAGCCGTCATCCCGGCAGGTCCGCTGGTGCTGAACAAAATCGGCGTTGTCGCCCCTTATGACATGGCCTTGGATCACGAGATGGCGCGCTGGGCCGAAGGGCGCGCCGACCTCTATTTCGCCCGCTCGCCCTTCGAGCCTGTCCTGGTCGGCGTCGAACAGGCCGAGCTTGTGAGCCGGCCGGACATCGTTGCCGACACGGCCTGGCGGATCAGTGCCGTATCACCGGATTGTTATATCTATGCCTGCACCTCCGGCAGCTTTATCCATGGCCTGCAGGGTGAACGGGAATTCGTCTCCGCCGTGCAGGGCTACGGCGTGCCCAATGTCCTCACCGTTTCCGGCGCCATCCTCAAGGCCCTGGCGGCACTCGATCTGCACAGCATCGCCGTCGCCACGCCCTACACAGCACCCGTCACCGAACGCTTCGTGAAATATCTGAATGAGGGCGGGATAGACGTCCGGCACGTCTCGATGCTCGGGCTCTCGGGCGAGATCTGGAAGGTGCCCTACTCCTACACCGCCGAATTGATTGTTTCCGCGGACCGGCCGGATGCCGAGGCGATCGTGGTGGCCTGCACCAATCTTCCGACCTACCACTTGATCGAGCCGCTGGAGCGCCTGCTCGGCAAGCCCATCATCACGGCCAACCAGGCAGTCATGTGGGCCGCCCTCCACCATCTTGGCCTGGCGCCGGTGGGACCGGGCCAGCGGCTCCTGACCGTCTACCCCACCGAACCGTAA
- a CDS encoding DUF3830 family protein produces the protein MARFIKVSLEQRQVSCIAKLLDEEAPRTAAAVWDALPQSGQVFHGKYARNEIYNLLPAFAPQEPGPENTTITPIPGDLCYFTFNADILHTPAYGYKDDDRVQTPEAIIDLALFYGRNNLLINGDQGWVPGNVFGTVVEGLEEMAAACQSIWMDGARGETLTFSRHEPAS, from the coding sequence GTGGCGCGGTTTATCAAGGTTTCGCTGGAACAGCGGCAGGTCTCCTGCATTGCCAAGCTGCTTGACGAGGAGGCTCCACGGACGGCAGCGGCGGTCTGGGATGCGCTGCCACAGTCCGGCCAGGTCTTCCACGGCAAGTACGCGCGCAACGAGATCTACAACCTGCTGCCAGCGTTCGCACCGCAGGAACCCGGGCCGGAAAATACCACCATCACCCCGATCCCCGGCGACCTGTGCTACTTCACCTTCAACGCGGACATCCTCCACACCCCCGCGTACGGCTACAAGGACGACGACCGGGTCCAGACGCCGGAAGCCATTATCGACCTGGCGTTGTTCTACGGCCGCAACAACCTGCTGATCAACGGGGACCAGGGGTGGGTGCCGGGAAACGTCTTCGGGACCGTGGTCGAAGGGCTCGAAGAAATGGCCGCTGCCTGCCAGAGCATCTGGATGGACGGAGCGCGCGGAGAGACCCTGACGTTCTCGCGCCACGAGCCCGCCAGCTGA
- a CDS encoding ribonuclease Z, whose product MREFVVLGTGSQVPSRTRNHNGYLLRWDGEGLLFDPGEGTQRQMIYAGVSAGQITRICLTHLHGDHCYGLPGVLSRMALDGVAHPVHLHYPASGEEIVKALVSVSSPGIDLRLHPHAEAGPIAPGLEVRPLQHRIETYGYRLVEPDGLTFLPERLAEAGISGPDVGRLQREGKLRGVNLEDVSVPRPGQRFAFVMDTAPCAGAEELADGADMLVAESTFDDDDAELAAQYRHLTAGQAGALAAAGGVGLLVLTHFSSRYVDVGPLAEQARAQAGGAVVQAANDFDRIAFPKRRRQSA is encoded by the coding sequence ATGCGTGAATTCGTTGTCCTCGGTACCGGTTCGCAGGTCCCTTCGCGGACCCGCAACCATAACGGGTATCTGCTGCGCTGGGACGGCGAGGGACTCCTCTTCGATCCAGGGGAGGGTACGCAACGACAGATGATTTATGCAGGCGTTTCCGCTGGGCAGATCACGCGCATCTGCCTTACCCATCTTCACGGCGACCACTGCTATGGCCTGCCCGGCGTGCTGTCGCGCATGGCGCTGGACGGCGTCGCGCATCCGGTGCATCTGCACTATCCGGCTTCGGGCGAGGAAATAGTGAAAGCGCTGGTGTCCGTTTCGTCCCCGGGAATCGATCTGCGATTGCATCCGCACGCGGAGGCTGGGCCGATCGCACCGGGGCTAGAGGTGCGGCCGTTGCAGCACCGCATCGAAACCTACGGCTATCGGCTTGTCGAACCTGATGGCCTGACCTTCCTGCCGGAGAGGCTCGCTGAAGCCGGCATTTCAGGGCCCGATGTCGGACGTCTCCAGCGCGAGGGGAAGCTGCGCGGCGTGAACTTGGAGGACGTAAGTGTCCCGCGGCCTGGCCAGCGCTTCGCATTCGTGATGGATACGGCTCCTTGTGCGGGTGCTGAGGAACTGGCCGACGGCGCCGACATGCTGGTGGCCGAGTCCACGTTTGACGACGACGACGCCGAACTGGCCGCCCAGTACCGTCACCTCACGGCTGGACAAGCAGGTGCTCTAGCGGCCGCCGGCGGGGTTGGTCTCCTGGTGCTGACCCACTTTTCGTCGCGCTACGTCGATGTTGGCCCGCTGGCGGAACAGGCTCGGGCGCAGGCGGGTGGAGCAGTCGTCCAAGCCGCGAATGACTTTGACCGGATCGCCTTCCCCAAGCGCCGGCGGCAATCTGCGTAG
- a CDS encoding GatB/YqeY domain-containing protein: MATLKEQLQADVVVHMKAGNKVALTTVRNILGEIATREKSGKTPMELDDVQVTALLQKEAAKRRDTANTYTEAGQESRAAAEIAEAEIIEAYLPEPLTATDVEAIVDEVIAGLKADGAELSMRQMGVVMKPVTAKVAGRFDGKAVSEIVRTRLAQ, from the coding sequence ATGGCCACGCTCAAAGAACAACTCCAGGCTGACGTCGTCGTACATATGAAGGCGGGCAACAAGGTTGCTTTGACCACCGTGCGCAACATTCTGGGGGAAATCGCCACGCGCGAGAAGTCAGGCAAGACGCCGATGGAACTGGACGATGTCCAAGTGACAGCCCTCCTGCAGAAGGAAGCGGCCAAGCGACGCGACACTGCGAACACCTACACGGAGGCAGGTCAGGAGAGCCGCGCTGCCGCCGAAATTGCCGAAGCGGAGATCATCGAGGCCTACCTGCCGGAGCCGCTCACGGCAACGGACGTGGAGGCCATCGTGGACGAGGTCATAGCCGGGCTCAAGGCCGACGGCGCAGAACTCTCGATGCGGCAGATGGGCGTGGTCATGAAGCCGGTCACTGCCAAGGTAGCCGGCCGCTTTGACGGCAAAGCCGTCAGCGAGATCGTCCGCACCCGTCTCGCACAGTAG
- a CDS encoding nuclear transport factor 2 family protein: protein MDQMTAAMASKDLAALAACYAEDAVAVTPDQGELRGRDAIRSYMSQLTEAFPDAVYGSLERNEVGSVAIDEGYFIGTHTGQMHTPSGGIVPPTGRQLRLRSCDVARAEDGLITSHHFYWDQLDFMMQLGLLPEPDPGTL from the coding sequence ATGGACCAGATGACCGCGGCGATGGCATCGAAGGATTTGGCGGCGTTGGCTGCTTGCTACGCCGAGGACGCGGTGGCCGTTACACCTGATCAAGGCGAACTCAGAGGACGGGACGCCATCCGCAGCTACATGTCGCAGCTGACAGAGGCGTTTCCGGACGCCGTCTACGGGTCTCTTGAAAGGAACGAGGTTGGAAGCGTTGCAATTGACGAGGGATATTTTATCGGGACCCACACCGGCCAAATGCATACGCCCTCCGGTGGGATTGTGCCGCCGACGGGTCGGCAGCTCAGGCTCAGAAGTTGTGATGTTGCCCGAGCAGAAGACGGCCTGATAACTTCCCACCACTTCTACTGGGACCAACTGGATTTCATGATGCAGCTGGGACTTCTGCCGGAGCCTGATCCCGGAACCCTCTAG
- a CDS encoding PGPGW domain-containing protein produces MGRRIDVIPLWLRRTGVEVLGWTFILIGVAMLVLPGPGLLGIVSGLAVLSLHNVWAKNLLGRVRTRAIRIAIAEVQTWPRILAGAMGGLMVVASGVLWTVQPSVPDWWVFGEQWWLPGGWGVGLALISTGLIALLILLYCFRRFRRPRSSSPRGGSNP; encoded by the coding sequence ATGGGGAGAAGGATCGATGTCATCCCACTTTGGCTGCGGCGGACCGGCGTCGAAGTGCTCGGCTGGACCTTCATCCTTATTGGTGTCGCGATGCTCGTATTGCCGGGCCCGGGCCTGCTCGGAATCGTGAGCGGCCTGGCAGTGCTGTCGCTACACAATGTCTGGGCAAAGAATCTGCTTGGCAGGGTCAGGACCCGTGCGATCAGGATAGCCATTGCGGAAGTGCAGACGTGGCCTCGCATCCTGGCTGGTGCCATGGGCGGGCTGATGGTTGTTGCTTCAGGCGTCCTATGGACTGTCCAACCGTCCGTGCCGGACTGGTGGGTGTTCGGTGAGCAGTGGTGGCTTCCCGGAGGATGGGGCGTCGGGCTTGCCTTGATCTCCACCGGCCTGATAGCACTGCTCATCCTTCTCTACTGCTTTCGCAGGTTCCGCCGGCCCCGTTCCTCGTCACCCCGCGGCGGGTCAAACCCATAG
- a CDS encoding alpha/beta fold hydrolase translates to MADGTWASGMPWMRLGSGLPLVFLPGLTSTHRLPHGQDRRFQLQEVKPFAAKREVWWANRRPGLDPDATMADIAADYAEALRTSFGQPVDVLGFSTGGSVALQLAVDHPDVVRRLVILSAAGRLSSTGRRVQRLAADEIRAGRPRRAAAAMMAMLGNGPASSKVLAGTGWLLGPVFFGDADKDMLTTIDAEDAFNLMARLSEIVSPVLVVGGGRDKFYSETLFQSTAEQIPNGRLVLYKRRGHVGTGAPGLAAGVLEFLDGQA, encoded by the coding sequence GTGGCTGATGGAACATGGGCCAGCGGGATGCCGTGGATGCGGCTCGGATCCGGTCTGCCGTTGGTCTTCCTGCCGGGGCTGACTTCGACTCACCGGCTGCCGCACGGCCAGGACCGCAGGTTCCAACTGCAGGAAGTCAAGCCTTTCGCGGCCAAACGCGAAGTGTGGTGGGCAAACAGGCGTCCCGGCCTGGACCCGGACGCCACTATGGCGGACATAGCTGCTGACTATGCTGAGGCGCTGCGGACATCTTTTGGGCAGCCGGTCGATGTCCTGGGTTTCTCGACCGGCGGCAGCGTCGCCCTGCAACTGGCCGTCGACCATCCGGACGTGGTCCGGCGGCTCGTTATCCTTTCTGCTGCCGGCCGGCTCAGCAGTACAGGCCGCCGGGTCCAGCGCCTTGCAGCTGACGAGATCCGTGCAGGGCGGCCGCGTCGGGCTGCGGCGGCAATGATGGCGATGCTGGGGAACGGGCCGGCCAGTAGCAAGGTACTTGCCGGCACAGGGTGGCTGCTAGGACCTGTTTTCTTTGGCGACGCAGACAAGGACATGTTGACGACAATCGACGCCGAAGATGCGTTCAACCTCATGGCGAGGCTCTCCGAGATCGTTTCTCCGGTGCTGGTGGTGGGCGGGGGCCGCGACAAGTTCTATAGCGAGACACTGTTTCAAAGCACCGCGGAACAAATACCTAATGGACGTCTGGTGCTATACAAAAGGCGCGGCCACGTGGGTACTGGTGCGCCCGGTCTCGCAGCGGGCGTGCTGGAGTTTCTGGACGGGCAGGCATAG
- a CDS encoding diacylglycerol/lipid kinase family protein, translated as MAAQHVLAIANASAGTAEPETVDVAADVLGSAARESGGTFELVRTRDLDELDAALHRLNGRLLVLLGGDGSIHSAVQRLHRDGQLQRTGPIGIIPLGTGNDLARALRIPLDPAQAARTIIAGHAQKIGLLVSNEATVAVNAVHLGIGASAASKGASMKKRLSKLRLGKLGYALGALAARVGRNGWALTARVDGQVVHNDSSKVLLVALGVGCTVGGGAALIPKADPYDREVDVVVWESVRLLPRLAYALGLSDGSHARRDDVRSARGRSVRVDATDGNAFYVSNDGEIGGPFLQREWTLEPEAWQVIVPSIDDSSG; from the coding sequence ATGGCAGCCCAGCATGTGCTGGCCATAGCGAATGCCTCTGCAGGCACCGCCGAGCCGGAGACGGTAGACGTTGCCGCCGACGTCCTGGGCTCAGCGGCTCGGGAGTCCGGCGGTACGTTCGAGCTGGTCCGCACCAGGGACCTCGATGAGTTGGACGCCGCGCTGCACCGGCTCAACGGACGCCTTCTGGTCTTGTTGGGCGGGGACGGATCCATCCATTCTGCCGTTCAGCGTCTCCATCGTGACGGGCAGCTGCAGCGCACCGGCCCAATCGGTATCATTCCGCTGGGCACCGGCAATGATCTGGCCCGCGCGCTGCGCATCCCCCTCGACCCTGCGCAGGCGGCTCGGACCATCATCGCCGGTCACGCACAAAAGATCGGACTGCTGGTCAGTAACGAGGCGACCGTTGCCGTCAACGCCGTGCATCTGGGCATCGGTGCGTCGGCGGCGAGCAAGGGCGCCTCCATGAAGAAGAGGCTGTCGAAGCTGCGGCTCGGGAAGCTGGGCTATGCGCTGGGCGCCCTTGCTGCCAGGGTTGGCCGGAACGGGTGGGCGTTGACTGCCCGGGTGGACGGGCAAGTCGTTCACAACGACTCCTCCAAAGTCCTCTTGGTTGCTCTTGGAGTAGGCTGCACCGTCGGCGGCGGTGCAGCCTTGATTCCGAAGGCGGATCCTTATGACCGCGAGGTTGATGTCGTCGTCTGGGAGTCGGTCAGGCTGCTTCCGCGCCTGGCCTATGCCTTGGGCCTGTCGGATGGAAGCCACGCCCGGCGGGACGACGTGCGCAGTGCACGTGGCCGCAGCGTCCGCGTCGACGCGACGGACGGCAACGCGTTCTACGTCAGCAACGACGGTGAGATAGGCGGCCCCTTCCTGCAACGAGAGTGGACGCTGGAGCCAGAGGCCTGGCAGGTCATTGTGCCCTCCATCGACGACAGCAGCGGATAG
- a CDS encoding PGPGW domain-containing protein: MGRRIDAIPLWLRRTGVEVLGWTLILVGVAMLVLPGPGLLAIVGGLVVLSVHNVWAKHLGDGVLIS, from the coding sequence ATGGGGAGAAGGATCGATGCCATTCCGCTATGGCTGCGACGGACCGGCGTCGAAGTGCTCGGCTGGACCCTCATCCTGGTTGGTGTCGCGATGCTCGTGTTGCCGGGGCCGGGCCTGCTCGCCATCGTCGGCGGACTCGTGGTGCTCTCGGTGCACAACGTCTGGGCAAAGCATCTAGGCGACGGTGTCTTGATCAGCTAG